The following coding sequences are from one Chanos chanos chromosome 12, fChaCha1.1, whole genome shotgun sequence window:
- the LOC115825562 gene encoding death-associated protein kinase 2-like, whose amino-acid sequence MAVFKPENVEDLYEIGDILGSGHFGQVRELRERASGILWAGKFMKLRRGVASRLGIERKNVEREVEIMQALQHHNIMALRDVFESRAEVVLIIELIRGGELFDFIAEKESLTETDAIKFLEQILHGVSYMHSKNIGHFDLKPENIMLSDKRAASPDIKIIDFGMAHHFNQGEEYRSMGGTPQYIAPEIINHQPLSTAADMWSIGVITYILLSGLSPFQGDTDEETLKNIVGMNYEFDERHFSQTSVMAKDFIQKLLVREQSERMTAEDCLIHPWIKPLNRSQAAKRNRSSINMKNFKKFNAKRKWKMSYNMVWACNRLTKLQLLCKTPDLGKQELVRQNCESDQEDTETKPTSLIRRRLSSSS is encoded by the exons ATGGCTGTTTTTAAACCTGAGAACGTGGAGGATCTGTATGAGATTGGAGACATTTTAGGAAG TGGACACTTCGGTCAGGTACGGGAGCTTCGGGAGCGGGCTTCGGGCATTCTGTGGGCAGGCAAGTTTATGAAGCTGCGTCGGGGGGTGGCGAGCCGTCTGGGGATAGAGAGGAAGAacgtggagagagaggtggagatcATGCAGGCCTTGCAACATCACAACATCATGGCACTGCGGGATGTGTTTGAGAGCCGAGCAGAGGTGGTCCTCATCATAGAACT gatTAGAGGAGGTGAACTGTTCGACTTTATTGCTGAAAAGGAGAGTTTGACAGAGACTGACGCTATTAAATTCCTTGAGCAGATTCTGCATGGGGTCAGCTACATGCACAGCAAAAACATTGGCCACTTTGACCTGAAG CCTGAGAACATCATGCTGTCGGACAAGCGGGCGGCCAGCCCTGACATTAAGATCATTGACTTTGGGATGGCCCATCACTTCAACCAGGGCGAGGAGTACAGGAGCATGGGAGGGACCCCTCAGTATATCG ctcCAGAGATCATAAACCACCAGCCTCTGAGTACAGCTGCAGATATGTG GAGTATCGGCGTAATCACCTACATACT ACTGAGTGGTCTTTCCCCGTTCCAAGGGGATACTGATGAGGAAACACTGAAGAACATTGTGGGGATGAACTATGAGTTTGACGAACGGCATTTTAGCCAGACTAGTGTCATGGCCAAAGACTTCATCCAGAAACTGCTGGTCAGAGAGCAGAG tGAGAGGATGACAGCAGAGGACTGTCTGATCCATCCCTGGATAAAG CCTCTTAACAGAAGCCAGGCGGCAAAGAGAAATCGCTCCTCTATCAACATGAAAAACTTTAAGAAGTTCAATGCAAAGAGGAAATGGAAG ATGTCCTATAATATGGTGTGGGCCTGTAATCGGTTGACTAAACTGCAGTTACTTTGTAAAACGCCTGACCTGGGAAAGCAGGAACTGGTAAGACAAA actgtgagagtgaTCAGGAGGACACTGAGACCAAACCTACCTCTCTCATACGACGCAGACTCAGCAGCAGTTCCTAG